In Ctenopharyngodon idella isolate HZGC_01 chromosome 20, HZGC01, whole genome shotgun sequence, the following proteins share a genomic window:
- the slc30a2 gene encoding zinc transporter 2, whose amino-acid sequence MDLPPTSEKSHLINERNAKIYSLKLNSEFSGSKESCPDLPLGNGEMAGAIELKRPVGTHCHGKKTACDESHEKLIAKKKLYIASIVCLVFMIGEVIGGYLAHSLAIMTDAAHLLTDFGSMMVSLFSLWISSRPPTKRMNFGWHRSEILGALVSVMSIWIVTGVLVYLAIERIVKNDYEIEGHVMLVTSGCAVVVNIIMAYILHHSTTFHSHGSGYHKIDENGISPVGHGHSHSLLGNHGNTSVRAAFIHVLGDLLQSFGVMVAAIIIYFRPEYKIADPICTFLFSVFVLGTTITILRDVFRILMEGTPKGIEFNSVKEVLLSLKAVKAMHSLHLWALTIGQSLLSVHIAIEENADPQSVLKEATELLQTKFGFYSTTIQVEPYCEDMIHCAQCQDPMD is encoded by the exons ATGGATCTTCCACCGACTTCAGAGAAATCGCATCTTATCAACGAAAGAAATGCCAAAATATACTCCTTAAAACTTAACAG TGAATTCTCAGGCTCCAAAGAAAGTTGTCCAGACCTGCCTTTGGGAAATGGTGAAATGGCTGGTGCCATCGAGCTGAAGAGGCCTGTTGGAACTCATTGccatggaaaaaaaacagcctGCGATGAGAGCCATGAGAAACTCATAGCAAAGAAGAAACTGTACATCGCCTCCATAGTCTGTCTGGTTTTCATGATTGGAGAAGTTATAG GTGGTTATCTAGCACACAGTCTGGCCATTATGACTGATGCAGCTCACCTTCTGACGGATTTTGGCAGTATGATggtcagtcttttttccttGTGGATCTCTTCAAGACCACCCACCAAGAGAATGAACTTTGGCTGGCACAGATCAG AGATTCTGGGAGCCCTGGTATCTGTAATGTCCATCTGGATCGTGACTGGAGTGTTGGTGTACCTTGCCATTGAGAGGATAGTAAAAAATGATTATGAAATTGAAGGCCATGTGATGCTCGTCACCTCAGGTTGTGCAGTCGTGGTCAACATCAT AATGGCCTATATTCTACACCATTCCACGACCTTCCACAGCCACGGTTCAGGCTACCACAAGATTGATGAGAATGGGATTAGCCCCGTGGGCCATGGCCACTCCCACAGCCTCCTGGGTAATCATGGGAACACCAGTGTCagagcagcatttattcatgttttggGGGATCTCTTACAGAGCTTTGGAGTGATGGTGGCCGCCATTATCATCTACTTCAGG CCAGAATACAAAATAGCTGATCCCATTTGCACTTTCCTCTTCTCTGTGTTCGTCCTGGGCACCACCATTACCATTCTAAGAGATGTCTTCCGCATTCTCATGGAGG GGACACCCAAAGGAATAGAGTTTAATTCAGTGAAGGAGGTGCTGCTGTCTCTAAAGGCAGTGAAGGCCATGCATAGCCTACACCTGTGGGCTCTCACCATAGGCCAGAGTCTGCTGTCTGTTCACATAGCTATTG aGGAGAATGCTGACCCTCAGAGTGTCTTAAAGGAAGCAACTGAACTCCTTCAGACCAAATTTGGCTTTTACAGCACAACCATTCAAGTGGAGCCTTATTGCGAGGACATGATCCACTGCGCCCAGTGCCAGGACCCTATGGACTAA